A section of the Rummeliibacillus pycnus genome encodes:
- a CDS encoding SDR family oxidoreductase — protein sequence MAVLDLFSLHGKTAIVTGGGRGLGVQIAKGFAEAGANVVLCSRKVETCEEVAQELTKLGIQAIGVACDVTKQEDVNRLVNTVIEKFGRIDILVNNSGATWGTPAIEMPLEAWQKVIDVNLTGTFLMSQAVGRQMIKQQSGKIINIASVAGLGGTHPQFLDTVGYNASKGAVITLTQDLAAKWGQYNIHVNAIAPGFFPTKMSEVVIERGREYIMQATPLARLGSEEDLKGVALFLASKASDYVTGDVIRVDGGMTAVI from the coding sequence ATGGCAGTTTTAGACTTGTTTAGCTTACATGGGAAAACGGCAATTGTTACTGGTGGTGGACGTGGTTTAGGTGTTCAAATTGCAAAAGGTTTTGCAGAAGCAGGTGCAAATGTTGTGTTATGCTCTCGTAAAGTAGAAACTTGTGAGGAAGTGGCACAAGAGCTTACGAAATTAGGCATACAAGCAATAGGAGTAGCTTGTGATGTAACGAAGCAAGAAGATGTTAATCGATTAGTCAATACAGTAATCGAAAAATTTGGCCGTATTGATATTTTAGTCAATAACAGTGGAGCAACTTGGGGAACACCAGCTATTGAAATGCCTCTTGAAGCTTGGCAAAAAGTAATTGATGTAAATTTAACAGGGACGTTTTTGATGAGTCAAGCAGTTGGACGTCAAATGATTAAACAACAATCAGGCAAAATTATTAATATCGCATCTGTTGCAGGGCTAGGTGGTACTCATCCTCAATTTTTGGACACAGTTGGATATAACGCAAGTAAAGGTGCTGTGATTACATTAACGCAAGATTTAGCAGCAAAATGGGGTCAATATAATATTCATGTGAATGCAATTGCTCCAGGGTTTTTCCCGACAAAAATGTCAGAGGTAGTTATTGAGAGGGGTCGCGAGTATATTATGCAAGCAACTCCATTAGCACGACTGGGTTCAGAAGAAGATTTAAAAGGTGTTGCGTTATTCTTGGCATCAAAAGCTTCAGATTATGTGACAGGAGATGTCATACGCGTTGATGGTGGTATGACGGCTGTTATTTAA
- a CDS encoding DUF7662 domain-containing protein, producing MARHTLQGKYFPLYEYLSKQQERHVVLTFEEIEGILQAKLPKSAYKYQAWWGNTRSGTYVQAAAWLEAGFRVDLVQFGHCVEFLKVSKEILTKKKNKVMRESIVPKSEPIQNAIYKDLESFQKIMMKMDAVQQFFLENNHRHFTEETIVSQFRVFCEWRRLFVGIEQDVNYLAKQLMYDFLLEKHLLDPKNTNIKQQDAYTFLYEDQIATGEKIAAILKTSPHTLTADFAPSQRSMFLQDCRLLNDTNATIQYYFVTEELAFNVIEKNYKQYLGRIQLIFLPKVIAARYSLHA from the coding sequence ATGGCTAGACATACCTTACAAGGAAAGTATTTTCCTTTATATGAATACCTATCAAAGCAACAAGAGAGACATGTTGTACTTACATTTGAGGAGATTGAGGGAATTTTACAAGCTAAATTACCTAAATCTGCGTATAAATATCAAGCATGGTGGGGCAATACTCGAAGTGGAACATATGTACAAGCAGCAGCTTGGCTTGAGGCGGGATTTCGAGTAGATCTTGTCCAGTTTGGTCATTGTGTTGAATTTTTAAAAGTATCGAAGGAAATATTAACAAAAAAGAAGAATAAAGTGATGAGAGAATCAATTGTTCCAAAATCAGAGCCGATACAAAATGCTATATATAAAGATCTTGAGTCCTTCCAAAAAATTATGATGAAAATGGATGCTGTCCAACAATTTTTTTTAGAAAACAATCATCGGCATTTTACCGAAGAAACAATTGTATCTCAATTTAGAGTATTTTGTGAATGGCGTCGGCTATTTGTTGGAATTGAACAAGATGTAAATTATCTAGCAAAGCAGTTAATGTATGATTTTCTTCTGGAAAAGCACCTTTTAGACCCCAAAAATACTAACATCAAACAACAAGATGCTTATACATTTTTATATGAAGATCAGATAGCAACAGGAGAGAAAATTGCAGCTATATTAAAAACATCGCCACACACCTTAACAGCTGATTTTGCTCCTAGCCAACGGAGCATGTTTTTACAGGATTGTCGTTTATTAAACGATACAAATGCCACGATTCAATATTATTTTGTTACGGAAGAACTTGCTTTTAATGTTATAGAAAAAAATTATAAGCAATATCTTGGTAGAATCCAGCTAATCTTTTTGCCTAAAGTAATTGCGGCTAGGTATTCATTACATGCATAA
- a CDS encoding acyl-CoA dehydrogenase family protein — protein MDFSYSNKVVALQEKLIAFMEEYVYPNEAIYASQLQQQENGFASIPPIMEELKKKAQEQGLWNLFLPDSEYGAGLTNLEYAPLCEIMGRSLIAPEIFNCNAPDTGNMEVLVRYGTEQQKKKWLEPLLRGEIRSCFAMTEPAVASSDATNIEASIERDGDEYIINGRKWWTTGGGDPRCKVAIFMGKHKGTTAPIHEQQSMILVPMDTPGVKVERMLSVFGYDHAPEGHAEVTFTNVRVPVENILWGEGKGFAIAQGRLGPGRIHHCMRLIGAAERALQEMCIRVQERTAFHRTLSEQGVIRERIAESRIDIEQARLLTLKAAYMMDTVGNKGAKAEIAMIKVTAPNMALRVIDRAIQAFGAAGVSSDFTLAAQWANSRTLRLADGPDEVHRNQIAKMELKKHQPKVKERV, from the coding sequence ATGGATTTTTCGTATTCAAACAAAGTGGTTGCACTTCAGGAAAAGTTAATAGCATTTATGGAGGAGTATGTTTATCCGAATGAAGCAATATATGCTTCTCAATTGCAACAACAAGAAAATGGCTTTGCGTCTATTCCACCAATTATGGAAGAACTAAAGAAAAAGGCTCAAGAGCAGGGGTTATGGAATTTATTTTTACCAGATAGTGAGTATGGTGCAGGGCTAACAAATTTAGAATATGCACCTCTTTGTGAAATTATGGGACGGTCATTAATTGCTCCGGAAATATTCAACTGTAATGCACCTGATACAGGGAATATGGAAGTATTAGTTCGCTATGGAACAGAACAACAAAAGAAAAAATGGTTAGAGCCACTTCTAAGGGGAGAAATTCGTTCCTGCTTTGCCATGACTGAACCAGCAGTTGCTTCAAGTGATGCGACCAATATTGAAGCGAGTATTGAGCGAGATGGTGATGAATATATTATAAACGGGCGTAAATGGTGGACAACCGGTGGCGGTGATCCACGTTGTAAAGTAGCTATTTTCATGGGAAAGCATAAGGGGACAACCGCACCTATTCATGAACAACAATCGATGATACTAGTTCCCATGGATACGCCAGGGGTTAAAGTGGAACGCATGTTATCTGTATTTGGTTATGACCATGCACCAGAAGGACATGCAGAAGTAACATTTACAAACGTACGCGTACCAGTTGAAAATATTTTGTGGGGTGAAGGGAAAGGGTTTGCTATTGCACAAGGGCGTCTTGGTCCAGGTAGAATTCATCACTGCATGCGATTAATAGGTGCTGCAGAGCGTGCATTGCAGGAGATGTGTATTCGTGTACAAGAACGCACAGCCTTCCATCGTACTTTAAGTGAGCAAGGGGTTATTCGGGAACGTATTGCGGAATCACGTATTGACATTGAACAAGCACGTCTATTAACACTAAAAGCAGCTTATATGATGGACACTGTTGGCAATAAAGGGGCAAAAGCCGAGATCGCTATGATAAAAGTCACTGCGCCAAATATGGCATTACGTGTAATTGATCGAGCCATTCAAGCTTTTGGAGCTGCAGGTGTCAGTTCAGATTTTACATTAGCTGCACAATGGGCGAACTCACGTACACTACGGTTAGCTGATGGGCCTGATGAAGTTCATCGTAATCAAATTGCAAAAATGGAGCTCAAGAAGCATCAACCGAAAGTAAAGGAGCGAGTATAA
- a CDS encoding VanZ family protein yields the protein MKKYIPILILMLAIFISSSQIYEQQTIIPTLQNYLPNEPLKPLLSLLHFHYYGMEISVESRGYYYFLEFLFRKLAHFCTFGAVGLAVYFALPRLKHRVIISAVITFIFASADEIHQYFTSGRTASFQDVLLDTTGAITFLIIFICINLLIKRKSTKD from the coding sequence ATGAAAAAATATATTCCAATTCTCATTTTAATGTTGGCTATTTTTATCTCATCTAGTCAAATTTATGAGCAGCAAACAATCATACCAACATTACAGAATTATCTTCCAAACGAACCCCTAAAGCCACTATTATCATTACTGCATTTTCATTATTACGGTATGGAAATTTCTGTGGAATCCAGAGGTTATTATTATTTCTTGGAATTTTTATTTAGAAAGTTGGCTCATTTTTGTACATTTGGAGCTGTTGGATTAGCCGTTTATTTTGCTTTACCACGTCTAAAGCATCGAGTGATTATTTCTGCAGTTATAACATTCATTTTCGCATCAGCTGATGAAATACATCAATATTTCACATCTGGTCGTACAGCTTCTTTTCAGGATGTTTTGTTAGATACGACGGGTGCTATTACATTTTTGATTATTTTCATATGTATAAATTTGCTCATAAAAAGAAAGTCCACAAAAGATTAA
- a CDS encoding SEC-C metal-binding domain-containing protein has translation MPGRNDPCPCGSGKKYKKCCALKEAVTVEEVYSEELERVLQTFYDVYPLRKDYKDFSEFADRWHKAIGQYLVEDMIEAIVLDSFFFHERTDIWKGYLQKNKKEIVRPSTLAVLETWDHPTMMVAKVIDVEEKYMKVQNILTNEMLHLRREGEKPIPVDVHVFCFILPDGSNKENHYLAVSSMIFFPKDHQEVFGQVTADFKGQDQLDEEAFWKKHSLSFWEKLGEHGFEGGEFTDFEADVFLQVLHFLETRGREYKTVLDVVEDYVVERQPKARKAVAIAAGAIRFGGEAGLFEPVEITVKELAEEFGVSTSSLNKYYNELKEYYAEKA, from the coding sequence ATGCCAGGACGTAATGATCCATGTCCATGTGGTAGTGGTAAAAAGTACAAAAAATGTTGTGCTTTAAAAGAAGCTGTAACAGTTGAAGAAGTTTATTCGGAAGAACTAGAAAGAGTTTTGCAGACTTTCTATGATGTCTATCCTTTACGAAAAGATTATAAAGATTTTAGTGAATTTGCAGATAGATGGCACAAAGCTATTGGACAATATTTAGTGGAAGATATGATTGAAGCAATCGTATTGGATTCCTTCTTTTTCCATGAGAGAACAGATATTTGGAAAGGGTATTTACAAAAAAACAAAAAGGAAATAGTGCGCCCTTCTACATTAGCTGTACTTGAAACATGGGATCATCCAACAATGATGGTAGCTAAGGTAATCGATGTTGAAGAGAAATATATGAAAGTCCAAAATATCTTAACAAATGAGATGCTCCATTTACGTCGTGAAGGTGAAAAGCCAATTCCTGTAGATGTCCATGTATTTTGCTTCATATTACCTGATGGGTCAAATAAGGAAAATCATTACCTTGCTGTATCAAGTATGATTTTCTTCCCGAAAGATCATCAAGAGGTATTCGGACAGGTAACAGCTGACTTTAAAGGACAAGATCAGCTTGATGAAGAAGCATTTTGGAAAAAACATTCTTTAAGCTTCTGGGAAAAACTTGGTGAACATGGTTTTGAAGGAGGAGAATTTACCGATTTCGAAGCAGATGTATTTTTACAAGTTCTTCATTTTTTAGAAACCCGCGGTCGTGAATATAAAACTGTATTAGATGTTGTCGAAGATTATGTTGTAGAACGTCAACCTAAAGCAAGGAAAGCTGTGGCAATTGCAGCTGGCGCCATTCGATTTGGTGGAGAAGCAGGTCTTTTTGAACCAGTTGAAATAACAGTTAAAGAATTAGCGGAAGAATTTGGCGTTTCGACTTCCTCATTAAACAAATACTATAATGAATTAAAAGAATATTACGCAGAAAAAGCATAA
- a CDS encoding helix-turn-helix domain-containing protein: MVTVDLFEQEDHNVKQEKSPLEMMAEKRSQIIFKQRMSVGLTQSELAERANVTQKTVSRIERGDSKVRETTLQKVYEVLGITEKHLEALKE; encoded by the coding sequence ATGGTTACTGTAGATTTATTCGAACAAGAAGATCATAATGTGAAACAAGAGAAATCGCCTTTAGAAATGATGGCTGAAAAACGCAGCCAAATTATTTTTAAACAACGAATGTCAGTAGGACTAACGCAATCAGAATTGGCAGAACGTGCAAATGTTACACAAAAAACTGTCAGCCGCATTGAACGTGGTGATAGTAAAGTTAGAGAAACGACTCTACAGAAAGTGTATGAGGTTTTGGGTATTACAGAGAAACATTTAGAAGCTCTGAAAGAATAG
- the lepB gene encoding signal peptidase I: MEKRSLSKEVLSWVWPILIAVVIAVLCRQFLFSPVTVKGESMEPTYQNNNKIIISKTSHIDRFDIIVFESPVEDDHYIKRVIGLPGDTIKVKNDKLYINGKHYNEPYLKKGISEYEKMGDHFTEDFTLKEVTGKDKVPKDCYFVLGDNRQNSSDSREYGFIKKSAVTGEVKFQFYPFKF; encoded by the coding sequence ATGGAAAAAAGAAGTTTGAGTAAAGAAGTATTATCATGGGTATGGCCAATTCTAATTGCAGTTGTTATTGCTGTTTTATGTAGACAGTTTTTGTTCTCACCAGTAACAGTTAAAGGTGAGTCAATGGAGCCAACCTATCAAAATAACAATAAGATTATTATCAGTAAAACAAGTCATATTGACCGTTTTGATATAATTGTGTTTGAATCACCGGTTGAAGATGACCACTATATTAAACGTGTAATCGGTCTACCAGGCGATACAATAAAAGTAAAAAACGATAAGTTATATATTAATGGCAAACATTACAATGAACCATATCTGAAAAAAGGTATTAGTGAATATGAAAAAATGGGCGATCATTTCACTGAAGATTTCACATTGAAAGAAGTAACCGGTAAAGACAAGGTACCTAAAGATTGTTACTTTGTATTAGGAGATAATCGCCAAAATAGTAGCGATAGTCGTGAGTATGGATTTATCAAAAAATCTGCAGTTACTGGAGAAGTGAAATTTCAATTCTACCCATTTAAATTCTAA
- a CDS encoding GTPase, whose protein sequence is MNEFKPFTDQEFDRIFAEKSKEVNDQLEKEILIAMIGDVNAGKSSTINRLMDNEVALVGAKPGETQQIKKYSYQDKIIFVDTPGLDDIKAENSAVTKNFYQQADIILFFLNAAGTVLSDSELASLKKISEVNKDIIIVLNKIDAADDIPSLVKYIQDHTNYAYPVTPISSRTGENMEMLQNKILELLESKKKEVLMAKHMADKSAIAKKWILAAGASAAAIGAVPIPGADFIPLTTLQVGLMVKLSTLYDKPVSKDRAKEMVIATVVGNVGKTIFRQIVKFVPAAGTVAGASVAGAMTVSLGYAVKYAYEHDIELDAKALKPLYDLFLKEQKKK, encoded by the coding sequence ATGAACGAATTTAAACCATTTACCGACCAGGAATTTGATCGAATTTTTGCTGAAAAATCGAAAGAAGTAAATGATCAACTTGAAAAAGAAATTCTAATCGCAATGATTGGTGATGTGAATGCAGGAAAATCATCAACCATCAACCGATTGATGGATAATGAAGTAGCACTTGTTGGGGCAAAACCAGGAGAAACACAACAGATTAAAAAATATAGTTATCAGGATAAGATCATATTTGTGGATACCCCTGGCCTTGATGATATAAAAGCCGAGAATTCTGCAGTAACAAAGAATTTTTATCAGCAAGCTGATATAATTTTATTCTTTTTAAATGCAGCTGGTACGGTCTTATCAGATTCAGAGTTAGCTTCTTTAAAGAAAATTAGTGAAGTAAACAAAGACATCATTATTGTACTTAACAAAATTGATGCAGCTGATGATATACCGAGTCTTGTGAAATATATACAAGACCATACTAATTATGCTTATCCAGTAACACCTATTTCATCACGTACAGGTGAAAATATGGAGATGCTACAAAATAAGATTTTGGAGCTGTTAGAAAGCAAAAAAAAGGAAGTACTGATGGCCAAGCATATGGCGGATAAATCAGCGATCGCAAAGAAATGGATTCTTGCAGCGGGCGCTTCTGCAGCGGCTATCGGAGCAGTGCCTATTCCAGGGGCAGATTTTATTCCGCTAACAACTTTACAAGTAGGGTTAATGGTTAAATTATCAACACTTTATGATAAGCCTGTATCAAAAGACAGAGCAAAAGAAATGGTTATTGCTACAGTTGTGGGAAATGTCGGGAAAACGATTTTTCGGCAAATAGTCAAGTTTGTACCAGCAGCTGGCACAGTTGCTGGTGCTAGTGTGGCAGGAGCAATGACAGTTTCGCTTGGCTATGCTGTAAAATATGCTTATGAGCACGATATTGAACTGGATGCAAAGGCACTAAAACCTCTATATGATCTGTTTTTAAAGGAACAGAAAAAGAAATAA
- a CDS encoding putative RNA methyltransferase — protein sequence MGLSKKAASANYMREQQTIFACPVCHENMAVTDQCVVTCKNRHTFDVAKQGYVNFMTHPATSMYGKELFEARKQIIESGLYSPLHKAIVDVLKSFGQDLTILDTGCGEGSHLAMIKNRFEYLTDKKIIGAGIDIAKEGIIAASRNYGEIIWCVGDLANSPYQASSFDVILNILSPANYTEFRRLLKPEGVVVKIVPQSGYLQQLRELFFANSNKESYSNDRTVERFKENFSEVSIERITQTIQIRPELVPMLMHMTPMGWHQTADVDYVKVTEVTIDLDILIGKVTL from the coding sequence GTGGGATTGTCTAAAAAGGCGGCAAGTGCCAATTATATGAGAGAGCAACAAACAATTTTTGCATGCCCCGTTTGTCATGAGAACATGGCAGTCACAGATCAATGTGTCGTAACTTGCAAAAATCGACATACATTTGATGTAGCTAAACAAGGGTATGTAAATTTTATGACCCATCCTGCAACATCAATGTACGGAAAAGAGTTATTTGAAGCAAGAAAACAAATAATTGAAAGTGGACTCTATTCACCACTGCATAAAGCTATAGTAGATGTGCTAAAATCGTTTGGGCAAGATCTTACTATATTGGATACAGGTTGCGGAGAAGGTTCACACTTGGCAATGATAAAAAATCGATTTGAATATTTAACAGATAAGAAAATAATTGGAGCAGGTATCGATATCGCAAAAGAAGGTATTATTGCTGCTAGTCGAAATTATGGAGAAATTATTTGGTGTGTTGGCGATTTAGCGAATAGTCCATACCAAGCATCAAGTTTTGACGTAATTTTAAATATTTTATCTCCTGCAAATTATACGGAATTTCGACGACTCTTAAAACCAGAAGGAGTAGTAGTGAAGATTGTACCGCAAAGCGGATATCTTCAACAGTTGCGAGAACTGTTTTTTGCAAATTCCAACAAAGAATCCTATTCTAATGATCGTACGGTAGAACGTTTTAAAGAAAACTTTAGCGAGGTATCAATAGAACGTATTACACAAACTATTCAAATTCGCCCTGAACTTGTGCCAATGCTAATGCATATGACTCCAATGGGATGGCATCAAACGGCAGACGTTGATTATGTCAAAGTAACAGAAGTAACCATTGATTTGGATATTTTAATAGGAAAAGTAACTTTATAA
- a CDS encoding 1,4-dihydroxy-2-naphthoate polyprenyltransferase: MSNNRNQQIEEISTAKLMWQLTRPHTLTATFSPVILGTVLAMFDVQIDWLLFIAMLVCCLCLQIATNLFNEYYDFKRGLDTAESVGIGGALVRHGTKPQTVLNFALLLYAIAVVLGVYICMSSSWWLVAIGVVGMAIGYLYTGGPFPIAYTPFGELFAGLSMGFAFVLISYFIQAGSISTTSILVSIPVGILVGGINMSNNIRDIKEDTIGGRKTLAILLGREKAINMLGLWFVIAYVWMIVLVVMGIVSPWLLVVLISIPKPITAIKSFKQGEKEPAKLGLAMKSTAMTNTFYGLLSSVGLLLSYFFS, translated from the coding sequence ATGAGTAATAATCGTAATCAACAAATTGAGGAGATTAGCACGGCAAAATTAATGTGGCAATTAACACGTCCGCATACATTAACTGCAACATTTTCTCCAGTTATTTTAGGGACAGTCCTAGCAATGTTTGATGTACAAATTGACTGGTTACTATTTATAGCAATGCTTGTATGCTGTTTATGTCTTCAAATTGCAACGAACTTATTTAACGAATACTATGATTTTAAACGTGGTTTAGATACAGCCGAATCGGTAGGGATAGGTGGAGCGCTAGTACGACATGGAACAAAACCTCAAACTGTATTAAATTTTGCATTATTATTATATGCAATCGCTGTTGTATTAGGCGTTTATATCTGCATGAGTAGTAGTTGGTGGCTTGTAGCAATTGGTGTTGTTGGAATGGCGATTGGTTATTTATATACTGGAGGTCCATTCCCTATTGCCTATACCCCTTTTGGGGAATTGTTTGCAGGGCTTAGTATGGGATTTGCATTTGTCTTGATTTCTTATTTTATTCAAGCTGGAAGTATCAGTACGACTAGTATTCTTGTATCAATACCTGTAGGAATATTAGTTGGAGGCATTAATATGTCTAATAATATCCGTGACATTAAAGAAGATACAATCGGTGGCCGAAAGACATTAGCTATTCTCCTTGGTCGGGAAAAAGCGATTAATATGTTAGGATTATGGTTCGTAATAGCATATGTATGGATGATTGTCTTGGTTGTGATGGGTATTGTTAGCCCTTGGCTTTTAGTAGTACTGATCAGTATCCCAAAACCAATAACAGCTATTAAAAGTTTTAAACAAGGAGAAAAAGAACCAGCAAAATTGGGACTTGCTATGAAATCTACTGCAATGACCAATACTTTCTATGGTTTACTTTCATCAGTAGGCTTATTATTAAGTTATTTTTTCTCTTAA
- a CDS encoding phosphotransferase family protein, whose protein sequence is MSDTITVREGEELDIIKLFQFLEQTIDDLPSGTLNIRQFGAGHSNLTYALTIGSWEAVLRRPPLGPVAAKAHDMEREFQVLKSIHQVFPACPKPLVFSADESIVGSPFFVMERRHGIVLDTAFPEGTIDRVKKAQQLSEIMVDQLVELHAIDYRKTALIDIVKPEGFMERQVNGWIGRYEKAKTEDIKEVTELTKWLIEQLPKSTESTIIHYDYKLNNAMFSEDYQKMVGLFDWEMTTVGDPLADLGAALSYWMHPDDPKMMLYGLGEPPITVQEGFYTRQQFIDRYAEKSGRDVSDIQYYLTFAYFKLAVICQQIYYRYHQGQTKDKRFTHMGEFAKVLILQALKCTKK, encoded by the coding sequence TTGTCTGATACAATTACAGTTCGTGAGGGAGAAGAATTAGATATTATCAAACTTTTTCAATTTTTGGAGCAAACTATAGACGATTTACCATCAGGAACGCTTAATATTCGTCAATTTGGAGCAGGTCATTCAAATTTAACATATGCACTGACAATTGGATCTTGGGAAGCGGTTCTTAGAAGGCCCCCTTTAGGTCCTGTTGCAGCAAAAGCTCATGATATGGAAAGAGAGTTTCAGGTATTAAAATCTATTCATCAAGTGTTTCCTGCATGTCCTAAGCCACTTGTTTTTTCTGCAGATGAATCGATTGTTGGTAGTCCTTTCTTCGTAATGGAAAGAAGGCATGGTATTGTTTTGGATACAGCTTTTCCTGAAGGTACAATCGACCGTGTGAAAAAGGCACAACAATTATCAGAAATTATGGTAGATCAACTTGTGGAACTGCATGCAATCGATTATAGAAAAACTGCATTAATCGATATTGTGAAACCAGAAGGCTTTATGGAGCGCCAAGTAAATGGCTGGATAGGTCGTTATGAAAAAGCAAAAACAGAGGATATAAAAGAAGTAACTGAACTTACAAAATGGCTAATAGAACAGTTACCTAAATCCACTGAATCTACCATTATTCATTATGACTATAAGCTGAATAATGCGATGTTCTCTGAAGATTATCAAAAGATGGTAGGGCTTTTTGATTGGGAAATGACGACAGTTGGGGATCCTCTAGCAGATTTGGGGGCTGCCTTGAGTTATTGGATGCATCCAGATGATCCCAAAATGATGCTGTATGGACTAGGAGAGCCACCAATAACTGTACAGGAAGGATTTTATACTAGACAACAGTTTATTGATCGCTATGCAGAGAAAAGCGGTCGAGATGTATCAGATATTCAATATTATTTAACATTTGCATATTTTAAACTTGCTGTTATTTGTCAACAAATTTATTATCGCTATCATCAAGGACAAACAAAGGATAAACGATTTACGCATATGGGGGAATTTGCCAAAGTATTAATATTACAAGCATTAAAATGTACGAAAAAGTAA
- a CDS encoding MATE family efflux transporter, whose protein sequence is MEEVMKEKQSKEKLSLFHLTWPIFLEVFLFTLMGVADTFMLSSLADDAVAGVGAANQFIHITILILEVIGNGASIVVAQYLGSRRYEEVPKIAAVAITMNLTIGVVLSLFFVFFSKQMMTAMNLHGDVLNYANHYLAIIGGGIFLQALINATAAIVRVHGWTRQTMYVSVAMNVLHIVGNYILIFGKFGFPQLGVQGAAISSVISRAIALAVFFWLLYQALEFKMNFNYYLALPKEYIKKILGIGIPSAFEQVLYQGCQIIFLYYVTFLGSEALAARQYAYNISMFTYLFAMAIGSGTAIIVGRYVGANRKDDAYHQLWVSVKWAISFTLIMVGIAMIFRYPLMGIFTNNTAVIKIGTSVLLLSILLETGRTFNITIINSLRAAGDARYPVIIGFFSMVCMSLTLGYLLVFQLHLGLVGVWLAIAADEWCRAILVFFRWKSRRWERYALVSPNKN, encoded by the coding sequence ATGGAAGAAGTGATGAAAGAAAAACAGTCAAAGGAAAAGTTAAGCTTATTCCATTTAACATGGCCAATTTTCTTAGAAGTATTTTTATTTACGTTGATGGGTGTAGCAGATACTTTTATGCTTAGTTCCTTAGCAGATGATGCAGTAGCAGGTGTAGGTGCGGCTAATCAATTTATTCATATAACGATTTTAATTTTGGAAGTAATCGGGAACGGAGCGTCTATTGTTGTAGCACAATATTTAGGCTCAAGACGGTACGAAGAAGTTCCTAAGATTGCAGCAGTAGCTATTACTATGAATCTTACAATTGGTGTTGTATTAAGTCTATTCTTTGTGTTTTTCTCCAAGCAAATGATGACAGCAATGAATTTGCATGGAGATGTATTGAATTATGCAAATCATTACTTAGCGATTATTGGTGGAGGTATATTTCTTCAAGCATTGATTAATGCAACAGCTGCAATTGTACGTGTTCATGGCTGGACTAGACAAACGATGTATGTATCAGTAGCTATGAATGTGTTACATATTGTCGGAAACTACATTTTGATATTTGGAAAATTTGGATTTCCGCAGTTAGGTGTGCAAGGTGCTGCGATTTCTTCTGTGATTAGTCGTGCCATTGCACTTGCGGTGTTCTTTTGGTTATTGTATCAGGCATTAGAATTTAAAATGAATTTTAACTATTATTTAGCATTGCCAAAAGAATATATAAAAAAAATCTTAGGTATTGGAATACCATCAGCTTTTGAACAAGTATTGTATCAAGGGTGTCAAATAATCTTTTTGTATTATGTTACTTTCTTAGGTTCAGAAGCTTTAGCTGCACGTCAATACGCTTATAATATTTCAATGTTTACGTATTTATTTGCAATGGCGATTGGATCAGGAACTGCGATTATTGTGGGTCGGTATGTCGGAGCAAATCGCAAAGATGATGCTTACCATCAACTATGGGTTAGTGTGAAATGGGCTATTTCCTTTACACTAATAATGGTAGGAATTGCGATGATTTTCCGTTATCCACTTATGGGCATATTCACAAATAACACTGCAGTTATTAAAATAGGTACATCTGTTTTGCTATTAAGTATTTTGCTGGAGACAGGAAGAACATTTAATATTACAATTATTAATTCTTTAAGGGCTGCTGGTGATGCTAGGTATCCGGTTATTATTGGTTTTTTCTCAATGGTATGTATGAGTTTAACACTTGGATACTTATTAGTTTTCCAACTCCATTTAGGTCTCGTCGGAGTGTGGCTTGCAATTGCTGCTGACGAATGGTGCCGTGCTATCTTAGTATTTTTCAGATGGAAAAGTCGTAGATGGGAACGCTATGCACTTGTTTCTCCAAATAAAAACTAG